A single region of the Thermococcus paralvinellae genome encodes:
- a CDS encoding ABC transporter substrate-binding protein has translation MNRKAKIVGLLVFVLLGAIVSGCIGGEKTTTPTTSEQPTTTEQPKEAVKLIWLSTQLNPPEERVFVQEELLSGFKKETGIDVDFIPISYSDMATRLEAEEKAGKVTIDLIGDLHGGLDYFNSKGWLMDLSGMPKLEGRTFITTFEKYATIGGKKVYVPWMSATYVMVINKKAFEYLPDGLTKEDVMKGTDKWTYDAFLAWAKKLKEATGKPQVGFPAGPKGLFVRFLHGYIYPSFTGYQTKAFDSPEAVTMWNYLKELWPYVNPASTTWDAMAEPLLRGEVLIAWDHTARIKNAIETSPDQFVVVPVPRGPKGRGFILVVAGLAIPKGAPHPEEAWKLIDYLTRPETQVKVLEKVGFFPTVKEASGVLPEGPLKILAEGVAVQSATPDAVVAMIPNLGAKGGEFKDIYRTAFERIVLKGEDPAAVTKELKPKLIGLFEEQGVEVP, from the coding sequence ATGAACCGAAAAGCAAAAATTGTGGGGCTTTTGGTTTTCGTTCTTTTAGGAGCGATAGTAAGTGGGTGCATAGGTGGCGAAAAGACAACAACACCGACTACTTCTGAACAGCCAACAACTACTGAGCAGCCAAAAGAAGCAGTAAAGCTTATTTGGCTCTCAACACAGCTAAATCCACCAGAGGAGAGAGTTTTTGTTCAAGAAGAGCTCCTGAGCGGATTTAAGAAAGAGACGGGAATTGATGTTGATTTCATACCCATAAGCTATTCTGACATGGCTACAAGACTTGAGGCTGAGGAAAAAGCTGGAAAAGTTACTATTGATCTCATCGGTGACTTGCATGGTGGTCTAGATTACTTTAACTCAAAAGGCTGGCTCATGGACTTAAGCGGAATGCCGAAGCTTGAGGGAAGAACTTTCATAACAACCTTTGAGAAATATGCAACAATTGGAGGAAAGAAGGTTTACGTTCCATGGATGAGTGCTACATACGTTATGGTAATCAACAAGAAGGCATTTGAGTACTTGCCAGATGGACTTACAAAGGAGGATGTTATGAAGGGAACTGACAAGTGGACTTACGATGCATTCTTAGCTTGGGCCAAGAAGCTTAAAGAGGCAACAGGAAAGCCACAAGTCGGATTTCCAGCTGGACCAAAAGGACTCTTTGTAAGATTCCTCCACGGGTACATCTATCCATCATTCACTGGTTACCAAACAAAGGCATTTGACAGCCCAGAGGCAGTTACAATGTGGAACTACCTCAAGGAGCTCTGGCCGTATGTAAACCCAGCAAGCACAACTTGGGATGCAATGGCTGAGCCGCTCTTAAGAGGAGAGGTTCTTATTGCTTGGGATCACACTGCAAGAATTAAAAACGCAATTGAGACAAGTCCAGATCAATTCGTAGTTGTTCCTGTTCCAAGAGGACCAAAGGGAAGAGGATTTATCTTAGTAGTTGCAGGATTGGCAATTCCAAAGGGCGCTCCACACCCAGAGGAAGCATGGAAGTTAATTGATTACCTCACAAGACCAGAGACACAGGTTAAAGTCCTTGAGAAGGTTGGATTCTTCCCAACAGTCAAAGAAGCAAGTGGTGTATTACCAGAAGGACCACTTAAGATTCTGGCTGAAGGTGTTGCTGTACAGTCCGCAACACCAGATGCAGTTGTTGCAATGATTCCAAACCTTGGAGCAAAAGGTGGTGAATTCAAGGACATTTACAGAACAGCATTTGAGAGAATAGTTCTTAAGGGCGAAGATCCAGCGGCAGTCACAAAAGAGCTTAAGCCAAAGCTTATTGGACTCTTTGAGGAGCAAGGCGTAGAAGTTCCATGA
- a CDS encoding Gfo/Idh/MocA family protein — protein sequence MKINIGIISYAHPHAIRYGSTFASNPKAKLYAISGDGSNSDVAKREAQRLKAKFYKNYEDLLKDKKVDAVYVAIETYRHKEVALRVIEEGKHLLLEKPIALTLEDADEIIKAAKKAGVKLMVPFNPRFTIPLRKAKSMIENGEIGKLEYIYAISEYVKPPIFLEGLDMTWFLDVRKSGGGGFMDTAPHGIDSLLWLTESDVKRVYADIGSKIYGFPVDDIGTAVLEFRNGVTAVLNAGWGNPRGYPYGLEMKYYILGKDGFLDIRTAYPDFTVYQDRAEKIYWERPDVENIVKYFIESILEDKEPPITGEDAKKNLEIVLAAYESSRTGKIVKL from the coding sequence ATGAAAATTAACATTGGAATTATAAGCTATGCTCATCCTCATGCCATCAGGTATGGATCAACTTTTGCTTCCAATCCAAAAGCTAAGCTGTATGCAATTTCCGGAGATGGTTCTAATTCTGATGTTGCTAAAAGGGAAGCTCAGAGACTTAAGGCTAAATTCTATAAGAACTATGAAGACTTGCTGAAGGATAAAAAAGTTGATGCTGTTTATGTCGCAATTGAGACTTACCGCCATAAGGAAGTTGCCCTTAGAGTTATTGAAGAGGGGAAACATCTTCTCCTAGAAAAGCCAATTGCTTTGACTCTTGAAGATGCTGACGAAATTATCAAAGCAGCCAAGAAGGCTGGGGTTAAACTAATGGTTCCTTTCAATCCAAGATTCACAATTCCTCTTAGGAAAGCAAAGAGCATGATTGAAAACGGAGAAATAGGAAAGTTGGAATACATCTATGCAATTTCAGAGTATGTTAAGCCACCAATATTCCTTGAAGGCTTGGATATGACTTGGTTCCTCGATGTTAGAAAGTCTGGTGGAGGAGGATTTATGGACACTGCACCACATGGAATTGATTCTCTCCTCTGGTTGACAGAGAGCGATGTTAAGAGGGTTTACGCCGATATTGGTTCGAAGATTTATGGATTTCCAGTTGATGACATTGGGACTGCAGTTTTAGAATTCAGGAATGGTGTCACTGCGGTGTTAAATGCTGGCTGGGGCAACCCAAGAGGCTATCCCTATGGGCTTGAAATGAAATACTATATCCTTGGTAAGGACGGCTTTTTGGATATAAGAACAGCGTATCCCGATTTCACAGTGTACCAAGACAGGGCTGAAAAGATTTACTGGGAGAGGCCAGATGTCGAAAACATTGTTAAATACTTTATAGAATCCATACTTGAGGATAAAGAACCCCCAATAACTGGGGAAGATGCAAAGAAAAACTTGGAGATAGTTTTGGCAGCTTACGAGTCTTCTAGAACTGGAAAGATTGTAAAACTCTAA
- a CDS encoding Gfo/Idh/MocA family protein, translating into MPERKLRVGVVGCGNIFNLAHKNALKNIEIIKVVAFMDIKEKKAREAAKEFNAKYFTNLDEFLDLDLDVVEILTPTYTHAEIAIKALKAGKHVIVEKPIALRSEEAEKMIKTAEKEGLWLLVGHTRRFDKRWMQIKEIIKKRNILPMQIRKAEVQRLPFPESAWYWKPHKGGGVAIDLGVHVTDFLRWFFESEPVRVLGIGKEIRKEARVNNTYDHFVMMIQFEGGKTGIAEVSWAYSYPARYGVFYHHLDILGKNGRIRYTPMDTPVVGVIKSHFEMPRFSPMLSTFPDAFERELRHFFRVILGKEEPVITARDALIALQIAEKAIESAHKEEPVNLKGVVV; encoded by the coding sequence ATGCCTGAGCGGAAGCTAAGAGTAGGCGTTGTAGGTTGTGGAAATATATTCAATTTGGCCCATAAGAACGCCCTTAAAAACATTGAAATAATAAAAGTTGTGGCCTTTATGGATATTAAAGAAAAGAAAGCAAGAGAAGCCGCAAAAGAGTTTAATGCTAAGTATTTTACAAATTTGGATGAATTTCTTGACTTAGATTTGGATGTTGTTGAAATTCTAACCCCAACTTATACTCATGCTGAGATTGCAATTAAAGCACTGAAAGCTGGCAAGCATGTCATTGTTGAAAAACCAATCGCCTTAAGAAGTGAAGAAGCAGAAAAAATGATAAAGACAGCAGAAAAAGAAGGATTGTGGCTTTTGGTTGGACACACGAGGAGATTTGATAAGAGATGGATGCAGATAAAAGAAATTATCAAAAAGAGAAACATCTTACCAATGCAAATTAGAAAAGCAGAGGTTCAAAGACTTCCTTTTCCAGAAAGTGCATGGTACTGGAAGCCTCATAAAGGTGGGGGAGTTGCAATTGATTTAGGAGTCCATGTCACTGATTTCTTGAGGTGGTTCTTTGAGAGCGAGCCTGTTAGGGTTCTTGGAATTGGAAAAGAGATAAGGAAGGAAGCGAGGGTTAACAACACATACGATCACTTTGTCATGATGATACAGTTTGAGGGGGGAAAGACTGGAATAGCTGAGGTGAGCTGGGCATATTCGTATCCAGCTCGTTATGGTGTGTTCTACCATCATCTCGATATTCTTGGCAAAAATGGAAGGATTCGCTACACTCCAATGGACACTCCAGTTGTTGGTGTCATTAAGAGTCACTTTGAAATGCCTAGATTTTCCCCAATGCTCTCAACATTTCCAGATGCATTCGAAAGAGAATTGAGGCACTTCTTCCGTGTAATTCTTGGAAAAGAAGAGCCAGTGATTACAGCGAGAGATGCATTGATAGCACTTCAAATCGCTGAAAAGGCCATTGAATCAGCTCACAAAGAGGAACCTGTTAACCTCAAGGGGGTGGTAGTATGA